The following proteins come from a genomic window of Leptospira bandrabouensis:
- a CDS encoding response regulator transcription factor: MSLKNESIVEPNKIKIGILENDDFFLEELKNRISELDNVSEILFWKTGEMLLRDPKHKNIDILFLDIMLPGISGIEVVKNLSEKNENVKVIMLTNMNSDEMIFNSIKNGALGYLLKSELGQIKNIVEVLLGGGAYITPTIALRVFSSFRRPIDRPKVYLTDREKQILELLVKGKTIPLVSKFLDLSEHTVQGYVKSIYRKLQVHNRSELALKVQEYFIL; the protein is encoded by the coding sequence ATGTCGCTTAAAAATGAAAGTATAGTTGAACCTAATAAGATCAAAATTGGAATTTTGGAAAATGACGATTTCTTTCTGGAAGAGCTAAAAAATCGTATCTCTGAATTGGACAATGTATCGGAGATTCTTTTTTGGAAAACTGGTGAGATGCTTTTACGAGATCCCAAACATAAAAATATCGATATATTATTTTTGGATATTATGTTACCAGGTATAAGCGGAATCGAAGTCGTAAAAAATTTATCAGAGAAAAATGAAAACGTAAAAGTAATTATGTTAACCAATATGAATTCTGATGAGATGATTTTTAATTCTATTAAAAATGGTGCACTTGGTTACCTTTTAAAATCGGAATTAGGTCAGATAAAAAATATTGTAGAAGTTCTGTTAGGTGGCGGAGCTTATATCACTCCGACTATTGCGCTAAGAGTGTTTTCTAGTTTTAGGCGTCCTATTGATAGGCCAAAAGTATATTTAACGGATCGGGAAAAACAAATTCTGGAATTACTAGTCAAAGGGAAAACCATTCCGTTGGTATCAAAATTTTTGGATTTAAGTGAACATACGGTGCAAGGCTATGTAAAATCGATTTATCGAAAATTGCAGGTTCATAATCGATCTGAATTAGCGCTCAAAGTGCAAGAATATTTTATTTTATAA
- a CDS encoding 7TM-DISM domain-containing protein has protein sequence MIIATIPVNCYQKLSEKFQNSAYIDLSDTNWENSLPINLSSGWEFYWNQLFDPKVFPINSLLGGVPIVEFRPWTNLDLAGQKFSAKGFATYRKRIKVQNSSKLKHFSIYFMHLFSSSKVYINGELIQEKGKVSSQLAEVIPDRTNSTIEFLTDQLELDIVIQIANQDFYQGGPRGEFLIGYPPQIDLYKSRNLIVEIFVFGLIFGSVLYHLSFYFINRNQRAFLYFSIVCITFLIRIPFLNSKSHGYFIPMQSFEFQSIWLHYVNIFTFLFSILFLSELFRSKQYKYIKNFFFIGAILALFTPFVSKTFQYYLNFLYLVVYLVMFLAFSFYLLYKHKKEAQGLYSMGIALFSLALFCILSISLNFYGVHGGLYLILGYLFYVIFQTVSLSKFFAYAIESRANIEMALHEESLQALSKQRAEMQLMVHDQLGANLTDLKVFLERKMLSLNESVKQSFDLDYIYDRVVSIIQSLRNQLLYIEDQNLIFENFVTGLHLTLLRRYSDVGREFEFSPSNEFLNYFNEIKIIGKNQSYFLNIYYMLYEVCTNDIKYGRGESVWKLDFINGTFSINQRNLLNLSIQKQKTDFDLKSIKKRLSLLNGNLEVKISDESFQLKIQFPA, from the coding sequence TTGATAATCGCGACGATTCCAGTAAATTGTTACCAAAAATTAAGTGAAAAGTTTCAAAATAGCGCCTACATAGATTTATCTGATACAAATTGGGAAAATTCGCTTCCAATTAATTTATCATCTGGTTGGGAGTTCTATTGGAACCAGTTATTCGATCCAAAGGTTTTTCCGATAAATTCTCTGTTAGGTGGTGTTCCAATTGTTGAATTTCGGCCTTGGACTAATCTAGATTTAGCGGGCCAGAAGTTTTCTGCAAAAGGTTTTGCAACCTATCGTAAAAGAATTAAGGTTCAAAATAGTTCTAAGTTAAAACATTTTTCTATTTATTTTATGCATTTGTTTTCTTCATCTAAAGTTTACATCAATGGTGAACTTATTCAGGAGAAAGGAAAGGTATCCTCTCAACTTGCTGAAGTTATACCTGATAGAACAAATTCAACGATTGAGTTTTTAACAGACCAATTAGAACTGGATATAGTTATTCAAATTGCAAATCAAGATTTTTATCAGGGTGGGCCAAGAGGTGAGTTTTTAATTGGTTATCCTCCGCAAATCGATTTGTATAAAAGCAGGAATCTAATTGTTGAAATTTTTGTTTTTGGACTAATTTTCGGATCTGTTTTGTATCATCTTTCATTTTATTTCATTAACCGTAACCAACGTGCCTTCTTATATTTTTCAATAGTCTGTATAACCTTTTTAATTCGAATCCCTTTTTTAAATAGCAAATCACACGGTTATTTTATTCCAATGCAGAGTTTTGAGTTTCAGTCTATATGGTTACATTATGTAAATATCTTCACCTTTCTGTTTTCTATTTTATTTTTGAGTGAATTGTTTAGGTCGAAACAATACAAATACATAAAAAATTTCTTCTTTATTGGCGCTATCCTTGCTTTGTTTACTCCATTTGTTTCTAAAACTTTTCAATATTATCTGAATTTTCTTTATCTCGTTGTGTATTTGGTAATGTTTTTGGCATTCTCTTTTTATTTACTTTATAAACATAAAAAAGAAGCACAGGGATTGTATTCTATGGGAATTGCTCTCTTCTCACTTGCTTTGTTTTGTATTTTATCAATATCTCTTAACTTTTATGGCGTTCACGGCGGATTATATCTAATTCTAGGATATTTGTTTTATGTAATTTTTCAGACGGTGTCTTTGAGTAAATTTTTTGCCTACGCTATTGAATCTAGAGCAAATATAGAAATGGCCTTACATGAAGAATCTTTACAAGCTTTGTCAAAACAAAGGGCAGAAATGCAATTAATGGTTCACGACCAATTGGGCGCGAATTTAACGGATCTAAAGGTTTTTTTGGAAAGAAAAATGTTAAGTTTAAACGAATCGGTAAAACAATCTTTTGATCTGGATTATATTTATGATCGAGTTGTTTCGATCATCCAATCGCTCCGTAACCAATTACTTTACATAGAAGATCAAAATTTAATTTTTGAAAACTTTGTCACAGGCTTACATTTAACTTTATTAAGAAGATATTCTGATGTTGGGAGAGAGTTTGAGTTTTCTCCATCTAATGAATTTTTGAATTATTTCAATGAAATAAAAATTATCGGTAAAAACCAAAGTTATTTTTTGAATATATATTATATGTTATATGAAGTTTGTACTAATGATATTAAGTATGGTAGAGGCGAATCTGTTTGGAAATTAGATTTTATTAATGGCACTTTTAGTATTAATCAAAGAAACTTACTGAACCTATCAATTCAAAAACAAAAGACTGACTTCGATTTGAAAAGCATTAAAAAGAGATTATCACTATTGAATGGAAACTTGGAGGTTAAGATTTCCGATGAAAGTTTCCAATTGAAAATTCAGTTTCCAGCTTGA
- a CDS encoding ArsR/SmtB family transcription factor, giving the protein MEIIPRMSEVASMLGNESRLILLQLLSNGEKSVEILSEESGIPVANTSQHLQALKKTNLVTTRRDGKRILYRWEQGPMKDLFFALEKFAVFSMAEREIPSNAAVSSTKQNINYTELQKKIKKGGTLLIDVRSKEEYKKGHIPEAINVPYNDLLTHKFPKTKEVIVYCRGPLCLLSVNAMNLLKSREITVSRFGGGYSGWIENEEN; this is encoded by the coding sequence ATGGAAATCATTCCACGTATGAGCGAAGTTGCCAGTATGCTTGGAAACGAATCTCGCCTGATTTTACTCCAACTTTTATCAAATGGTGAAAAATCAGTGGAGATTTTGTCTGAAGAATCAGGCATCCCAGTTGCCAATACTTCTCAACACCTCCAGGCTTTAAAAAAAACAAATTTGGTTACTACTCGTAGAGACGGAAAAAGAATTCTTTACCGTTGGGAACAAGGACCAATGAAAGATTTGTTTTTCGCTTTAGAAAAGTTTGCAGTGTTTAGTATGGCAGAACGAGAAATCCCTTCTAATGCTGCGGTTTCCTCTACAAAACAAAACATCAACTATACGGAACTGCAAAAGAAAATAAAAAAAGGCGGTACCCTCCTTATTGATGTGCGTTCTAAAGAAGAATATAAAAAAGGCCATATTCCTGAAGCAATAAACGTTCCATACAACGATCTATTAACTCATAAATTTCCTAAAACCAAAGAGGTTATCGTCTATTGCCGAGGACCACTTTGTTTGTTATCTGTGAATGCAATGAATCTCTTGAAATCACGCGAAATCACCGTATCACGTTTTGGCGGGGGTTATAGTGGTTGGATAGAAAATGAAGAAAACTAA
- a CDS encoding DUF2938 domain-containing protein, which yields MAFLLENYWKIVPVGIGATAAMDIWRFLLQKTFGVSSLDLGLLGRWVGYLFRGKIFHTSMGKAEAIPNETKLGWTSHYAIGIFFSFLLPVIWGEEWLKNPTVQPAILVGVGTVLAPWLFMQPAMGIGIAASKTPKPYQVRLRNIAIHIVYGLGLYGSALLTNVLFR from the coding sequence ATGGCTTTTCTTTTAGAAAATTATTGGAAGATCGTTCCTGTTGGAATAGGTGCTACGGCAGCTATGGACATTTGGAGGTTTCTATTACAGAAAACGTTTGGTGTGAGTTCGCTTGATCTGGGGCTTTTGGGGCGTTGGGTTGGTTATCTGTTTCGAGGGAAAATTTTCCATACCTCGATGGGAAAAGCTGAGGCGATCCCGAATGAAACCAAACTGGGTTGGACCTCCCATTATGCCATAGGGATTTTCTTTTCCTTTCTTTTGCCTGTCATTTGGGGAGAAGAGTGGTTAAAGAATCCGACGGTCCAACCTGCAATTCTTGTGGGCGTTGGAACTGTTTTGGCTCCTTGGTTGTTCATGCAACCGGCTATGGGAATAGGGATTGCTGCTTCCAAAACTCCCAAACCTTACCAAGTGCGTCTTAGAAATATTGCCATTCACATTGTCTATGGACTTGGACTTTATGGATCTGCTCTTCTAACAAATGTTTTGTTCCGTTAA
- a CDS encoding MFS transporter: MKYIIVTAVIVLLGFFSVGIPIATLPGFIKGTLGLSDVWLGIILGTQSLVTLLSRHHSGSLSDLKGPKVAVLRGIFFSVISGFVSFGVVYFQGTLGLVILLLARIVLGYSESLLITGALSWGVGLVGSANAGRVMAWSGMAMYAAIAISAPLGFLMVHQFGFQGGVVLSILFPIFAGIISYFVPKVPPASQVRIPFYQVVPKVWKHGLGLFFAAVCFAGIAGFNTLLFKEKGWANAEWVMVIFGTAYVAARIFFAQTVDQYGGKKIAMIFSAVAILGQGLLWQTNHSSLAFLGAALTGFGYSLVFPAFGVEAVKNMEAKFRGVALGAYVAFFDLALGVTGPLAGFVANHFGYAAVYAFGMVTCMVSFLIAFSLKDTKKLNEA, encoded by the coding sequence ATGAAATATATTATTGTTACTGCAGTCATTGTTCTTTTGGGATTTTTTTCCGTGGGTATTCCCATTGCAACACTTCCGGGATTTATTAAAGGAACCTTAGGTTTAAGTGATGTTTGGCTTGGGATCATACTAGGAACTCAGTCACTTGTGACATTACTAAGTCGCCATCATTCCGGTTCGCTATCGGATTTAAAAGGTCCAAAAGTGGCAGTGCTCCGGGGAATATTTTTTAGTGTGATTTCCGGTTTTGTTAGCTTCGGTGTCGTTTATTTTCAAGGAACATTGGGACTTGTCATTCTCCTTCTTGCACGAATCGTGTTGGGTTACTCAGAGAGTTTACTCATCACGGGTGCCCTTTCTTGGGGTGTTGGTTTGGTTGGATCAGCTAACGCTGGTCGTGTGATGGCTTGGAGTGGAATGGCGATGTATGCAGCGATTGCCATCTCTGCACCCTTAGGGTTTCTAATGGTTCATCAATTTGGATTTCAGGGTGGGGTGGTTCTATCGATATTATTTCCTATCTTTGCAGGAATCATTTCCTATTTTGTTCCTAAAGTTCCACCTGCAAGTCAAGTGCGGATTCCATTTTATCAAGTGGTTCCCAAAGTTTGGAAACATGGTCTAGGACTATTTTTTGCCGCCGTTTGTTTTGCGGGGATTGCAGGTTTTAATACATTACTTTTTAAAGAAAAAGGATGGGCGAATGCAGAGTGGGTGATGGTCATTTTTGGAACTGCCTATGTAGCTGCTCGAATCTTTTTTGCTCAAACAGTAGACCAGTATGGTGGTAAAAAAATTGCCATGATTTTCTCTGCTGTTGCGATACTCGGACAAGGTTTGTTATGGCAGACAAATCATTCTTCCTTGGCATTTTTAGGTGCCGCACTGACAGGTTTTGGTTATTCACTCGTGTTCCCTGCCTTTGGTGTAGAAGCCGTTAAAAATATGGAAGCAAAGTTTCGCGGTGTCGCTCTTGGAGCTTATGTAGCTTTTTTTGATCTAGCATTGGGAGTGACAGGACCGCTAGCGGGTTTTGTAGCCAATCACTTTGGTTATGCGGCAGTGTATGCTTTTGGAATGGTCACTTGTATGGTTTCTTTTCTCATTGCCTTTAGTTTAAAAGATACTAAAAAATTGAACGAAGCCTAA
- a CDS encoding helix-turn-helix transcriptional regulator, translating into MIGTILLGAGFIQSVFLGLYFYREENKGRKFSRDLGFLFFFLSIIMICNLVYFSGNLNEFPHLIKLGYGFGFSIAPFFSFAVTRYFGIPKENRIWFGLFLLVPILFFIFHIPFFLLNGEKKLLFLKNTLPIEVFSESNLLQMMTLFFSLIVFMRTRFRFQLVLSEFPKDFLREGKLFSQYILLLVFWLFLCILLCIFIPGQISESISNIGFSVWILGFAWHRIYLDQKEDENHQIFSSNQNTNKYQKSYLSDQKLTELGKQFDVLLNDKNTISDGDLTLNKISEILGVSSHTTSQVCNRYYGQSLIEIIREKRITLAKIALLESETPVLRIGFDIGFNSKNAFNRAFKELTQLTPSEYRRKYKS; encoded by the coding sequence CTGTGTTTCTTGGCCTTTACTTCTATCGCGAAGAAAATAAAGGTAGAAAGTTCAGTCGTGACTTAGGTTTTTTATTTTTTTTTCTTTCCATCATTATGATCTGTAACCTGGTTTATTTTTCAGGAAACCTGAATGAATTTCCTCATCTTATCAAATTAGGATATGGGTTCGGATTTAGCATAGCTCCGTTTTTTTCATTTGCCGTAACCAGGTATTTTGGAATTCCCAAAGAAAATCGCATTTGGTTCGGATTGTTTCTATTGGTTCCAATTTTATTTTTTATCTTTCATATTCCATTTTTTCTATTGAATGGAGAAAAGAAACTTTTGTTTCTAAAGAACACACTTCCTATCGAAGTATTCAGTGAATCAAACTTGCTCCAAATGATGACTTTATTCTTCTCACTCATTGTTTTTATGCGAACCCGTTTCCGATTCCAATTGGTTCTCAGTGAATTTCCGAAAGATTTTCTCAGAGAAGGAAAACTTTTTTCTCAATATATTTTGCTTTTGGTGTTTTGGTTATTTCTCTGCATTCTACTTTGTATTTTTATTCCTGGGCAAATTTCAGAAAGTATATCTAACATTGGTTTTTCGGTATGGATTCTTGGTTTTGCATGGCACCGCATTTATCTCGATCAAAAAGAAGATGAGAACCACCAAATTTTTAGTTCGAATCAAAACACAAACAAATACCAAAAGTCTTACCTATCGGATCAAAAATTAACTGAGTTAGGAAAACAATTCGATGTTCTTTTGAATGACAAAAATACCATTTCAGATGGAGATTTAACTCTTAACAAAATTTCTGAAATTCTTGGAGTATCCTCTCATACCACTTCACAAGTTTGCAATCGGTATTATGGCCAAAGTCTAATTGAAATTATACGAGAAAAAAGGATAACATTAGCGAAAATTGCATTATTAGAATCAGAGACACCTGTACTTCGCATTGGTTTTGATATTGGCTTTAATTCCAAAAATGCTTTTAATAGGGCCTTTAAAGAACTTACCCAGTTAACACCTTCAGAGTATCGAAGAAAATACAAATCTTAG